GGGATTCGCTACGCGGGCATGCAACTGGTCAACCCGGCCCAGGAGGTGAAGGTGGTGCTGCGCCAGAACTTCCGCTGGGACAATGCCAAGGTTAACCTGCGCCCCACCTTCGTGCGCGACGCTGAGCGCCGCCTCGACTACCAGTACTTCAACTTCGAGAATGCCTTTCCGGCCCTGAGCGAGTTTCGGTTTGTGGACCTGCGCACGTTCCGGAGCCTGGGCGTGGGTGTGGCCCGCCTCAACCCCGAGGCCACTCCCCGCCAGGCCGAGCTGCAGCCCGAAGCCACCCGCCTAGGTCAGGCCTACACCCAGTACGATGACATTAACGGCCAGCGCGTGATTGAAAGCCGCGACTTCGTGGGCAACGGCAACACCACCGCCGACTACCTCAGCGTGACCTTCCATCTGCGGGCCTCCGAGGCGGCGCCGGGGCCCGTGTACGTGCTGGGCGCGCTGAGCGACTGGCAGCTCAAGGATGAGTTTCGGCTGACCTACGATGCGGCCACGCAGGAGTATACCGGCCAGGCCCTGCTCAAGCAAGGCTACTACAACTACTACTACGCCACCCAAACGCCCCAGGGCCCCAACAGCGTGGTGTGGGAAGGCAGCTATCAGGAAACCGAAAACCAGTATGACCTGCTGGTATACTACCGCCCGCCCGGTTCCCGCGCCGACCTGCTCATCGGTTACCAGCGTCTCGACGTAAACCAGCGCCGGCCCTAAGCCAGCGCCGCCGGTCCAAGCCTTCTAGGGCGGAAGCCGTCCAGTCAGTTCGTGCCGCTGCGTGTACCCTCTGTCATGACTGTCCTCACCCAGGCCCAAACTCACGCCCTGCTGCTGCGGGGCCACCTACTGGCTCCGGAGGATTGGTACTGCCTGTACTACTTCCGGCCCGATAATGTGTTTGCCCTACTGGCGCCGCGGCATTTATTGCTGGTCGATGAACCCGATGCCCGCTGGGATGAACTGACCGACCGGCTCCTGACTTGCCTGGAGGCGGCCGATCCGGCGGGTGTCGTGCAAATTCCGAAGCTGCCCACCCCGCAGCGGCGGCGCCTGTGGGAGCAGTTTGTAGTGGCGCAGCCCGTGGCACTGCGGCAGCAGCTGGCCGCAGCCGTTCCGCCCGAGCGGCTGCACGCGGTACTGGCAGACTGGCGGCCCGAGCAGCTGGACCGCCTCGTGTGAGACCTGGACGAAGCCGTGCAGCAGGCCTGGGCACAAGCGCAGGAGGCGTATTGCCTGCCCTGGCTGGAGGGGTTCTGTCATGAGCACCGTATTCCGCTGACTGGTGCCCGCTTAGGGTCGGTTGAGCTACGGTAGCCAGTCCGCGCAGGGCGGCTTGGCACTCAGGGACGAAGCTGCCTGGCCGGGGCCACACGCGGGCGTAACCTTTCCACGGAGGAGCTACGTTGCAGGCATATTTCCGTTTGGCAGGACCCTTGCAAGGCACGCCTGTGTAGACCTCGTTTTTCTTTGCTCATGAAACTTTCCACCCTATTGCAGCGCCGCCTGCGCCTGGGCGCCCTTGGGCTGCTGCTGCCGCTGGCCGGCTCCACGGCCTTTCGGGCGCCCCAGCAAACCAAGCAGCCTGACCCGCAGATACTGGCTCAGTTCGGCCTGCTGGAAAACCCCACCCTGCAAAACTTCATCGACCAGAAGGGCCAGCAGATGGCCGCCGTGTCCAGCCGTGCCGACTACGGCTACAACTTCACCATCCTCGACTCGCCCGTTATCAACGCTTTTGCCGCCCCCGATGGCAACGTGTACTTCACGCGCGGCATTATGGCCCACTTCAACAACGAGGCCCAGTTTGCCGGCGTGCTGGGCCACGAAATTGGCCACATCACGGCCAAACACGGCCAGAAGCAGCAAACTCGCTCCACTGTAGCCACCGGCGCCCTCATTCTGGGCTCCATTCTTTCGAAGCGCGTAGCGCAGATTGCCCAGCCCTTGTCGCAGGGCGTGGGGCTGGTGTTTTTGAAGTACGGCCGCGACGACGAGCGGGAGTCCGATAAGCTGGGCGTAGAGTACTCCACCAAAATCGGCTACGATGCCTCCCAGATGGCTGATTTCTTCCTGACCCTGCAACGGGAGCAGCAGCTCAGCGGCGCCGGTGCCGTGCCCGACTTCCTGTCGTCGCACCCCAACTCCGCCGACCGGTACCAGACCGTGAAGCAGCTGGCCGCCCAGGCCCGCCAGAACGCCGGGGGCCGCCAGCTGTCCGTAGGCCGCGACCAGTATTTGCGCATGCTCGAGGGCCTCACCTACGGCGACGACCCGCGCCAGGGCTTCGTGGAAGGTGGCGTGTTCTACCATCCCGAGCTGAAGTTCCGCTTCCCCGTGCCCCAGGGCTGGAAGTCGCAGAACTCGCCTCAGCAGTTTCAGATGCAGGAACCCAACGGCAAGGCCCTGCTGGTGCTCACCCTCGCCCAGGGCTCTTCCCTTGACCAAGCCGCCCAAAGCCTGGCCCAGCAGCTCAAGCTCCAGAACGCCCAGGCCAGCCGCACCACGGTCAACGGCTTCCCGGCCGTAGTCGTGCAAGGCAACCAGATCGGCCAGGACCAGTCGGGGCAGCAGGGCGTCACGGCCAGCACCCTATCGTACCTGATTCAGGACGGCCAGACCATTTACGCCCTCATCGGGCTGTCGGCGCCGCAGGCGTTTAGCACCTACGGCGAAACATTTCAGCGCGTGGCCCAGGGCTTCCAGCGCCTCACCGATGCCAGCAAGCTCAACCGCCAGCCCGAGAAGGTCCGCATCCGCACCGCCAAAGCCGGCCAGACCCTGGCCCAGGCCCTGGCTGCCAACGGCATTCCCGCCAAGCGCCACGAGGAGCTGGCCATCCTGAATGGCATGAAAACCACCGATAAACTAGCTTCCGGGCAACTGTATAAGGTGGTGGGTAAATAAGGTAACTTTGGAAAAAGCCCGTGCTGTATGGAAACGCAAGCCGTTGAGATTATCGAAACCGAAGTTCCGCTGGAAAAAGCTATGTCGTTAAACCATTCCCGGCTCATCAGCCGGATTACCTGGCTGCTTTCGGCGGCCTACGAAGGTCAATACGACATATTACCTGAGCTGGAATTTGAGTTGAGTGCGGGCCGATTAAAGCCCGATGTGGCAGTTTTGCCGCGGCTGAGCTACGACTGGGAAAGCGACATCGTGCGGTATCCTGAGCCGCCTATCACAGCCGTCGAAATACTTTCTCCCACTCAGTCGCTCGATGGTCTGATTACCAAGATTCGCCAGGGATATTTTGCCAGCGGCGTAAAATCAGCGTGGCTGGTGTTGCCGGCCATTCGCACCATTAATCTGTACTTACCAGGGAAGCCCGTTGTTCTAGTCAACGCTGGCACTCTAGCAGACCCAGCCAGCAACATAGAAATAAAGATTGAGGACGTGTTTCGCTAATAAAACCGCCCCGACCAAATCCGGCCGGGGCGGTTTTTTACAGAGTTTCTGCGGAAATGCTGGGTATAGAATAGCAGTCTTGCTGAGCCGACAAAGAATCCGAACCTACACGTTAAACCGGAAGTGCATGATGTCGCCGTCCTGCACCACGTATTCTTTGCCTTCGACGGCCATTTTGCCGGCTTCCTTGATTTTAGCTTCCGAGCGGAACTGCACGTAGTCATCGAGCTTGATAACCTCGGCCCGGATGAAGCCTTTCTCGAAGTCGGAGTGGATGACGCCGGCGGCTTGCGGGGCTTTGTCGCCGCGGTGCACGGTCCAGGCGCGCACTTCCTTGGGGCCGGCCGTGAAGTAGGTAATCAAGTTGAGCAGCTCGTAAGAAGCCCGAATCAGCTTGTTCAGCCCCGACTCTTCCAGGCCGTACTCGGCCAGGAACATGGTTTTTTCTTCGGGGTCTTCCATTTCGGCAATCTGCGACTCAATAGCGGCCGATACCACCACTATCTGCGCGTTTTCGCTTTTCACGTGCTCCCGCAGGGCATCTACGTAGGCATTGCCGCCCTGCGGAATGCTGGCCTCGTCCACGTTGGCCACGTAGATGACGGGTTTGATAGTAAGCAGCTGCAAGTCGGCTACGGCCTCTTTCTCCTCGTCGGTAGCGTCGAGGGAGCGGGCGTTGTGGCCGGCTTCGAGGTGGGCCTTGAAGCGGCTCAGGGCGGCTACTTCCTTTTTGGCCTGGGCGTCGCCGCTCTTGGCCGAGCGTTCCGACTTGGCCAGCTTCTTGTCGATGCTCTCCAGGTCCTTGAGCTGTAGCTCAGTGTCGATTACGTCCTTGTCGAACACCGGGTCCACGCCGCCGGCCACGTGCACGATGTTGGGGTCGTCGAAACAGCGTACCACGTGAATCACGGCGTCAACCTCGCGGATGTTGGCCAGGAACTTGTTGCCCAGGCCCTCACCCTTGGAAGCGCCCTTCACCAGCCCAGCAATGTCCACGAACTCGATGATGGTGGGCACCACGCGCTCCGGCTTCACAATTTCCTCCAGTACGGTCAGGCGCGGGTCGGGCACGGTAATCACGCCCACGTTGGGCTCGATGGTGCAGAACGGGTAGTTGGCCGACTCGGCCTTGGCGTTGGAAAGAGCATTGAACAGCGTGGACTTACCCACGTTTGGCAGGCCGACGATACCGCAGCGGAGACCCATAAGAGTGAAGGCGTAAATGAATGAATGAGTGAATGGGGCCAGGCCGCGCAATTCGGGCGCAAAGGTACGGGGCTTTTCCGGGGAAAGCACGAGGGCTGTCATTCCGAAGCAGAAGGAATCTGGGTTCCTGACCGAAGGCTGACTCAGATTCCTCCTGCGTCGGAATGACAACGGCGCGCCGCGGCCGAAGCCGGGCGCGCCGCGCGCAAAAACTGAAAAATGAGGTACTACTGTTTCGCTAGGCCAGAAGGGGGTTAATAGGTGTCGTCGGCGGGGCGGCTGGGGGAGTAGCCGCCTTCGCGGCCTTCGTCGTAGGCAGGGCGGGGGCGGTCCAGCTCGGCTACTTCTTCGGGAGTCAGCAGCTCTTCCCGCACAAAATCCACGGCATCCTGCAGAGCGTCCACAAACTTCAGGAAGTCTTCTTTGTAAAGGAAAATCTTGTGCTTCTCGTACGAGAACGTATCGTCGTCGCGCATGCGGCGCTTGCTCTCCGTGATGGTCAGGTAGTAGTCCTGACCGCGGGTGGCCTTCACGTCGAAGAAGTACGTGCGCTTGCCAGCCTTAATACGTTGGGAGTAGATTTCTTCTTGGTCGTGACGGTCTTCCACGGGCCTTCTGTAAAGTTTTGTTATTCCAAGATGGGTTAAGTTGAGTGCAAAGTACGTGCTTATCGCTAGATAGAAAAATTGGGAGGGAAGCTTTTAGCTTCTACCTGTAATACAGCGCGTAGCTTTGCCTGCACCGCTACCCGCAAATACAGGACCAAATTTATGTCAGAATATATAACAGAACTTTGAAAATAGTAACGTAGTCCCAACCCCGCTTCTGCCACCAACGCCGCCACAAGTACGGCAGTAGCGCCTCCCGCACCAGAGGTGCGCGCTGCTCCTGGTTGAAGCCAGCTGTTGTACCTTGGCCTGGCGGAGCCCGCCGGGGCCGGCCCGGCGCCGGAACGGCTTGGGGCTGCGGCCGTGTTGCTGGCCCGACGCTCCACCCGTCGGGCCCTGTTCAGACTATCTACTGGCTGAGCGCCGGCTCGAAAACGCTTTTTACACTCCTCTCTATGTCTCGTTTGCTTGATCTGGCCGCCATTCGCTCCTTCGAAAACCTGGAGTTTCTGGCCCGCCAGCTGGTCGAAGGCTTTATCACCGGCCTGCACCAGTCGCCCTACCACGGGTTTTCGGTAGAGTTTTCGGAGCACCGCCTCTACAACCCCGGCGAAAGCACCCGCCACCTCGACTGGAAGGTGCTGGCCCGCACCGACAAGCTGTTTGTGAAGCGCTACGAGGAGGAAACCAACCTGCGCTGCCACTTGCTGCTCGACGTAAGCCCCAGCATGTACTACCCCGCCCCCACGCACGACAAGCTGCGCTTCTCGGTGCTGTGCGCGGCGGCCCTGGCCACGCTGCTGCAAAAGCAGCGCGACGCCGTGGGCCTGGTCACGTTTGCCGAGCAGGTGGAGCTGCAAACGCCGGTGCGCTCCACCAGCACCCACCGCCACACCCTGCTGCTCACGCTCCAGCAGCTGCTGGAGCGCCCGGCCCCGGCCCGCCGCGCCACCACCACCGACGTGGCCGGCGTCATTCACACCATTGCCCAGCAAATCCCGAAACGCTCGTTAGTGGTGCTGTTTTCCGACATGCTGGGCCGGGCCCCCGAGGAGCAGGCTTCCACGCTGGCTGCCTTGCAGCACCTGCGCCACCAGCACCACGAGGTGCTGCTGTTCCACGTCATGGACCGCGCCACCGAATCCGACTTCACCT
This region of Hymenobacter sp. YIM 151500-1 genomic DNA includes:
- a CDS encoding type IX secretion system plug protein, whose translation is MRLSLLPPLLLLAATACVPLGTPITDPNAARRPATPGQQAATEYYADKTLRYQDYTYDPNVRTVQCYVATGQPNEVFNPPVVPITQEAPVMLEFDVLGGQGGRLTAKLVHCDVNWQPSVLTDLQFLDEINEQLITDYRASVNTRVPYFHYRLRLPRVKLSGNYLWVVQGPGGTPLLSRRVLVYEQGGVEVFLKQGIPVAGQERYTLQQLDFGIRYAGMQLVNPAQEVKVVLRQNFRWDNAKVNLRPTFVRDAERRLDYQYFNFENAFPALSEFRFVDLRTFRSLGVGVARLNPEATPRQAELQPEATRLGQAYTQYDDINGQRVIESRDFVGNGNTTADYLSVTFHLRASEAAPGPVYVLGALSDWQLKDEFRLTYDAATQEYTGQALLKQGYYNYYYATQTPQGPNSVVWEGSYQETENQYDLLVYYRPPGSRADLLIGYQRLDVNQRRP
- a CDS encoding M48 family metalloprotease; the protein is MKLSTLLQRRLRLGALGLLLPLAGSTAFRAPQQTKQPDPQILAQFGLLENPTLQNFIDQKGQQMAAVSSRADYGYNFTILDSPVINAFAAPDGNVYFTRGIMAHFNNEAQFAGVLGHEIGHITAKHGQKQQTRSTVATGALILGSILSKRVAQIAQPLSQGVGLVFLKYGRDDERESDKLGVEYSTKIGYDASQMADFFLTLQREQQLSGAGAVPDFLSSHPNSADRYQTVKQLAAQARQNAGGRQLSVGRDQYLRMLEGLTYGDDPRQGFVEGGVFYHPELKFRFPVPQGWKSQNSPQQFQMQEPNGKALLVLTLAQGSSLDQAAQSLAQQLKLQNAQASRTTVNGFPAVVVQGNQIGQDQSGQQGVTASTLSYLIQDGQTIYALIGLSAPQAFSTYGETFQRVAQGFQRLTDASKLNRQPEKVRIRTAKAGQTLAQALAANGIPAKRHEELAILNGMKTTDKLASGQLYKVVGK
- a CDS encoding Uma2 family endonuclease; amino-acid sequence: METQAVEIIETEVPLEKAMSLNHSRLISRITWLLSAAYEGQYDILPELEFELSAGRLKPDVAVLPRLSYDWESDIVRYPEPPITAVEILSPTQSLDGLITKIRQGYFASGVKSAWLVLPAIRTINLYLPGKPVVLVNAGTLADPASNIEIKIEDVFR
- the ychF gene encoding redox-regulated ATPase YchF, producing the protein MGLRCGIVGLPNVGKSTLFNALSNAKAESANYPFCTIEPNVGVITVPDPRLTVLEEIVKPERVVPTIIEFVDIAGLVKGASKGEGLGNKFLANIREVDAVIHVVRCFDDPNIVHVAGGVDPVFDKDVIDTELQLKDLESIDKKLAKSERSAKSGDAQAKKEVAALSRFKAHLEAGHNARSLDATDEEKEAVADLQLLTIKPVIYVANVDEASIPQGGNAYVDALREHVKSENAQIVVVSAAIESQIAEMEDPEEKTMFLAEYGLEESGLNKLIRASYELLNLITYFTAGPKEVRAWTVHRGDKAPQAAGVIHSDFEKGFIRAEVIKLDDYVQFRSEAKIKEAGKMAVEGKEYVVQDGDIMHFRFNV
- a CDS encoding PUR family DNA/RNA-binding protein — its product is MEDRHDQEEIYSQRIKAGKRTYFFDVKATRGQDYYLTITESKRRMRDDDTFSYEKHKIFLYKEDFLKFVDALQDAVDFVREELLTPEEVAELDRPRPAYDEGREGGYSPSRPADDTY
- a CDS encoding DUF58 domain-containing protein, with translation MSRLLDLAAIRSFENLEFLARQLVEGFITGLHQSPYHGFSVEFSEHRLYNPGESTRHLDWKVLARTDKLFVKRYEEETNLRCHLLLDVSPSMYYPAPTHDKLRFSVLCAAALATLLQKQRDAVGLVTFAEQVELQTPVRSTSTHRHTLLLTLQQLLERPAPARRATTTDVAGVIHTIAQQIPKRSLVVLFSDMLGRAPEEQASTLAALQHLRHQHHEVLLFHVMDRATESDFTFQDRPYLFEDLETGQTVKLQPAQVREQYRAAMRTYEHELALRCGQYKIDFVPVDIREPFDKVLYAYLVKRGKVR